From one Suricata suricatta isolate VVHF042 chromosome 8, meerkat_22Aug2017_6uvM2_HiC, whole genome shotgun sequence genomic stretch:
- the MRPL28 gene encoding 39S ribosomal protein L28, mitochondrial produces the protein MPLHKVPVGLWKQLRLREGICSRLPRHYLRSLEQARTPTPVHYRPHGVKFKINPKNGQRERVEDVPIPIYYPPESQLGLWGGEGWVLGHRYINNDKLSKRVKKVWKPQLFQRQLYSEILDTKFTVTVTMRTLDLIDEAYGFDFYILKAGGGSWPVRDXXSKFGMDLKRGMLLRLARQDPQLHPDDPKKRAAIYEKYKEFTIPEAEAEWVGLTLDEAVEKQRLLEEKDPTPLFKVYVEELIERLQQQALAEPVVVQKRASES, from the exons ATGCCCCTGCACAAGGTCCCGGTCGGCCTATGGAAGCAGCTCCGGCTGCGGGAGGGCATCTGCTCCCGCTTGCCCCGGCACTACCTGCGCTCCCTGGAGCAGGCGCGAACGCCCACCCCTGTGCACTACAGGCCTCACGGGGTTAAGTTCAAGATCAACCCCAAGAACGGGCAGCGGGAGCGTGTGGAGGATGTGCCCATTCCCATTTACTACCCCCCGGAGTCCCAgctggggctctggggtggggagggctgggtcCTGGGCCATCGATACATCAACAACGACAAG CTCTCAAAGAGGGTGAAGAAGGTGTGGAAACCACAGCTGTTTCAGCGCCAGCTCTACAGTGAGATCCTGGACACGAAGTTCACAGTCACAGTGACCATGCGGACCCTGGACCTTATTGACGAGGCATATGGTTTCGACTTCTACATCCTCAAGGCAGGTGGAGGCTCCTGGCCAGTGAGAGAC NNNNGTTCCAAGTTCGGGATGGACCTGAAGCGAGGGATGCTTCTGCGGCTTGCCCGCCAGGACCCCCAGCTGCATCCGGACGACCCCAAGAAGCGGGCAGCCATCTACGAAAAGTACAAG GAGTTCACCATCCCCGAGGCAGAGGCCGAGTGGGTCGGCCTGACACTGGACGAGGCTGTGGAGAAGCAGAGGCTCCTAGAGGAGAAG GACCCCACTCCTCTGTTCAAGGTCTACGTGGAGGAGCTGATTGAGCGGCTGCAGCAGCAGGCACTGGCTGAGCCCGTGGTGGTGCAGAAGAGAGCCAGTGAGAGCTGA